GCGCCTTCCAGGCGAAGGAATCGGCGGTGGTCGCTTCCGTGTCCATGGCCGCCTGGAGGTAGGCGGACCGCGCCTCCCGTTCCATTTTCTGGCTGACGACCTGGCTCTTGTAGACGCGGTCGATGGCCTCCCAGAGCCATTTCAGGTAATCGGTCCGGGTCCGGCTGGCGCGGACCTGGGCCTCGGAAGCCGCGACCACGTTGGCCATCGCCTGCACGACCGCGTCCGCCTCCTTGAGGGCGTCGAGGAGGTCGGCATTGTCGAGCCGGGCCACCACCTGGCCCCGGGTCACGGCGTCCCCCTCCTCCAGGGTGATGGGAAGGACGCGGCCCGGCTGGGGCATGGTCAGCTTGCAGATGTCGGGGAGGGAGGTGCGGGCCCTCTCCTCGACGTAGCTGCGCGCGGTGCCGCGTTCGATCGCGGCGGTCAGGACCGGCGCGCCCTTCCCCCTTCCCAGGACCACGGCGAGAACGATCAGCACCGCGACGGCGGCGCCCAGCTTGATTTTCAGGCCGCCTTTCTTTTTCATGACGCTTCCTCCTCTTTTTGACGCTCGATCCGGGCGTTCGCCCGGGTTCACTCCTTGATGCTCAACGCCTCCACCCAATCCATCGACCTGATGCTGCGCATGACCACCCACTGCGAGATAAACACGAAGAGCGCGGCCAGGACCACGGTGTAGACTACCGAGATCGGCGAGATCACCGCCGGGAAGGCGTAGAAGTCGTTGCGGAAGGACGTCATCATCGCCCCGATGCCCAGGTAGGCCAGGGGGATGCCCGCCAGCGTCCCCGCCATGTTCGTGGCCAGGCTTTCGCGGAAAAAAAGCGCCCCCACCTGCCGGGGGGTGTAGCCGAGCACCCGCAGGGTGGCCACTTCCCTGCGCCGTTCCTCCAGGGAAATGAACGAACCGTTGAGGATGGAGCCGAAGAAGATGACCGCGGCGAAGACGATCATCACCGCCGCCATCGTCATCATCCCCTGGCTGAACTGCCGGGAGAGGACCAGTTTCTCGGCCCGGGTGTCCCCCACTCCCTCGATTTCCGGCATCGCCGACACCTCCCGGAGAAACTCCCGGCGCTCCGGCTCGGAACCGTCGGTCTTGATCTCGATCGTGTCCATGGCGCCGGTTTCGCCCATGATCCGGTTGAGGTAGGAATAATCGGCGTAGACGGTCAGGCCCAGCATGCTCCTGATGATCCCGGCCACCGGCAGGGAGACGGTCCCGGATGCGCCCCGGACGGGAACGACCGCGAGCCGTTCCCCCGCGTTCACCTCCAACTGCTCGGCCAGGCGCTCGGGAACCAGCAGCCCCGAGGGGGGGACGAGCACCCGGCGCCCGTCCGCGGCGCAGGGCACGGTCAGGCTCCCCCCGGGGAGGATGCCGGCGATCGTCCCTTTTTTGGAGTGGTTGCGGTTGAAGAAGGTGCAGTCGAGGTTGAAGACCGGCTCCGCCGCCGCCACCCCGGGCAGGGCGGCCGCTTCCAGGAGCGCGCCCCCTCCCCGGTAGTCCCGCAGGCCCAGGTGGAAATCGGCGCGCATGACCTTGTCGAACTGGAAATCGATCAAAAAGTCGAGGGAATCAACGAACCCCAGGGCCAGCAGGAGGATGAACGCCCCCAGGGCGCCGGCCACCACCGCTCCCGCCGTCCGCAGACGGTTGCGGAAAAGGTTGCGGACCGTCACCCGCTGCAGCGCGGTCAGCCGGTTCCAGAACGAGGGGATTTTTTCCAGGGCGATCGCTCCCCCCACCGCGGGCGGGGGCGGGTGCATGGCCTCGGCCGGCTCCAACCGGGCCACGCTGCGGATCCCCCGCGCGGCGCCCAGCACCGCGAACAGGAGGGCGATCCCCCAGGACAGCCCCCAGAGCCCGGGATAGACGTCGTCGATCAGGATGGGGAACGTGAAGAAGTTGCGGTAGTACCCGGTCAGCGAACTGCCCAGGGCGTGTCCGATCAGGCAGCCGGCGACTCCCCCGGCCAGCCCCACCACCACGCTGAAAAGCAGGTAGTGGCCCAGCAGCGTCCGGTTCCCGTAGCCCAGGGCCTTGAGCGTCCCCACCACCGTCCGCTGTTGCTGGGCCATCCGGGAGAGGAGGACGTTGAGGACGAGGGCGGCCACCCCCAGGAAGAGGAGGGGAAGGATGGTGGCGAGGCTCTGGAGCCCCTGCATCTCCGAGGAGAGCATCATGTTCGAAAACTGGTTGCGGCGCGTCACCGAGGAAAACACCCCGTACGGTTCCAGGCGCGCGGTCAGTTCCTTCAGGGCCAGGCGCCTCTCCCCGGGACCCGAACCGGGCCGGAAAATGCCGACGACGCCGTTGCAGGCACCGGCGAAGTCGAGAGTATCCTCGGCGTACGAGCGCTTCACGAAAAACACCCCGTAGGCGCCGGGTGTGTCCATGAGGGTGCCCGGGGCGGTCAGGTAGATGAATTCGGGACTGATGGCGGTGCCGACCACGCGCAGGGACCGCTGCCGTCCGGCCACGATCAGGTCCAGCGTGTCCCCGGGTCCGAGACCCCGGGCGTCCGCGAACTTCTCGGAGACGATGACCTGGTTGCTGACCCCGGGAGTGAAGTAGCTTCCCGACCTGACCACGATATCGTCGATGGCCGCGCCGGCTTCCTCGGGCATCGACATCAGCAACCCCCCGACGGGTCGGTCCGCGCCGGGGATGACGACCCGGACCGCCGCCGTCACCCGGGTGCGGACCCGGGCGACGTCATCGAGCGAGGCCAGGCGGGCGACCTCGGGCACCGGCGCCTTTTTGACCTCGATCCAGAAATCCGCCATCCGGCAGGCGTCGTAGTAGGCCGCCCGGGACTTTTCCAGGTTGGCGTAGGCGGTGAGCATGGAGACGAAGGAAGCGATCCCGGCGGCGAGGATGGCCACCACCGCGCTTAGCAGCCGCCAGCTCGAAGCCAGGTCGCGGAGCAGTTTGCGGTCGAGAATCCTCACCCTCTTCCCCGGCCTGCCGCCCGTCTCACCATTGCAGCCGGTCGGCCTCTTTCGGACTGTCCCGACGGTCGACCTTGACGATCTTCCCGTCCTGGAGATGGAAGACGCAGTGGGCCAGTTCGGCGATGGCGGGCGCGTGGGTGATCATGACGGTGGTGGTGGAGAATTTCCGGTTGAGGTCCTGGATCAGGGAGAGGACCTTGACCCCGGTTTCCCGGTCGAGGGCGCCGGTGGGCTCGTCGCAGAGCAGCAGCCGGGGCTGTTTGGCCAGCGCTCGGGCGATGGAGACCCGCTGCTGCTGCCCGCCCGAAAGCTGCGCGGGGAAATGCCCGGCGCGGTCCCGGAGGTCGACCAGGTCCAGGGCTTTCAGGGAGGGGATCGGGTCCCGGACCAAGTCGGCGACGACGTCGACGTTCTCGGCGGCGGTCAGCGTGGGGATGAGGTTGTAGAACTGGAAGACGAACCCGACGTTTTCGCGCCGATACAGGGTCAGGGCCGCCTCGGAGTAGCCGGTGATCTCTTCCTTGTCGAACCAGATCCGGCCGGCGGTGGGGCGGTCGACGCCTCCGATCATGTTCAACAGCGTACTTTTGCCCGAACCGGAAGCCCCCAGAACCACGCTGATCCGCCCCCGGGGGATCTCGGCGTCGACCCCGCGGAGGACCGGGACCTCGACTTCCCCCATCAGGTAGGTCTTGGTCACTCCCTCCAGGCGCAGGGCGCACCCGGAATCCGCGGGCGGAGGAGGAGGCGTCGTTTCCGGTTGGACCTGCTCTGGCATCGTTCCCGCGGACAAACGCCGCCTCGGCTCCTCGGGTTAATCCCCGGATTCTTTCTTAGCGCTCTTTTTGGAAGCGTCCGGGGCCGGAACGCTCGCCGGCGCGGCGTCCTTTTTCTTGGCCTCGCCGTAGCCGGGTTTGCGGTAGTCGGTGGCGTAGAAGCCCGACCCCTTGAAGATGATTCCCGCGCCGGTGCCGAGCAGACGTTCCAGCTTCCCGCCGCAGATCGGGCACTTCCTCAGCTTGCGGGCCGTCATCGGCTGAAAAACCTCGAACGTGTGCCCGCAGTCGCGGCATCGGTAATCATAGGTGGGCATCGGTCGCTCCTTGCCTTCGATCCGTCCTGGAGACTTATGTCTTGATACCCGATCGGCGCGAAGAAGGCAAGCTCTATCCCCGGGTCCTTTCCTCTGGCGGGCGGCGGCGGCGGCGGCTATTATTGCAGCCATGGACTCCGCGGCCCTGAAAACCTACCTCGCCGAGCGGGCGGCCCGGATCGACCGGGCCCTGGTCGAAGCCATGCCCGCCCCTACGACCTTCCCCGAGCGCCTGCATCGGGCCATGCTCTACAGCCTGACCGCACCGGGCAAGCGCATCCGTCCCATCCTCTGCCTGGCGGCGGCCGCCGCCTCGGGGGGCCGGGAAGAGGACGCCGTCGCCCCCGCCTGCGCGGTGGAGATGATCCACGCCCACTCCCTCATCCACGACGATCTCCCCTGCATGGACGACGACGACCTCCGCCGGGGCCTTCCCACCTGTCATGTCCGGTTCGGCGAAGTCACCGCCCTCCTGGCCGGCGACGCCCTGATCTCGGCGGCCTACGCCGTCCTGGCTCGGGCTCCCCTGGCCGACGAGACGGTCCGGCGCCTGGTCGCCGCCCTGGCCGCGGCCGCGGGCAGCGAGGGGATCTGCGGGGGGCAGGAAGCGGACATGGCGGCCGAGGGAACGGAAGCCGGCCTGGAAGCCGTGGAGACGATCCACCGCTACAAGACCGGGAGCCTCCTCCGGGCGGCGGTGGTGATGGGCGGAATCGCCGGCGGTGCGGCCCCTTCCCGGCTCCGGGCCCTGGGCGACTACGGCTCGCGCTTCGGCCTGGCCTTCCAGATCCGCGACGACCTCCTGGACGTGACCGGAAACCGCGAACAACTGGGTAAGACCCCGGGCAAGGACGCCTCCAAGTCCAAGCCCACCTACGCCTCCCTTCTGGGAGCCGAGGGCTGCCGGAACGAACTCGACCGGCTGGTCGGCGAATGCGCCCGGGTCCTGGAAGAGTTCGGCACCGAGGCCGACCCGCTGCGGGCCCTGGCCCGGCTGCTGGACGCCCGGGAACCATGAGCCGGGAGGAAGAGCTCATGGAGAAGGGGCTCGACGACGTCTACCGGATCCCGGAGCGCCCCCCATCGCGGTTCGGACGGAAGTTCCCCACCGTTTACTTCCTCGAACGCCTGGCGGAGGCGATCGCGGCCACCGCCCGGCTGACCCGCAAGCCCGGTCTGACCGACCGGGAGTTCGTCCTTTCCTGCCGGCGCCCGATGGAAGCGATGCTCGCCGTGGGCGCCCGTCTCGAGATCGACGGCTTGGAAAACTTCACCGGCCTGCCCGGCCCCTGCGTCTTCATCGGGAACCACATGAGCACCCTGGAGACCGTCACCCTCCCCTGGCTGATCTGGCCCTGGCGGAGGGTGAGCTTCGTGGTCAAGCGGGAACTCATGGGCTACCCGGGGATGGGCCGGATCCTCGCCTTCATGCGCTCCATCCCGGTGGAAAGAACCAATCCGCGCCTCGACCTGAAGACGGTCATGTCCCGCGGGGAAGCCCTTCTCGCCGAGGGATGGGCGGTGGTGATCTTCCCTCAGGCCCATCGCCGGGACCGCTTCGATCCGGGAGCCTTCAACACCATCGGAGTGCGCCTGGCCGCCCGGGCCGGGGTCCCGGTGGTCCCCGTCGCCATCAAGACCGACGCGTGGGCCCCCGGGCGCGTGCTCAAGGACTGCGGGCGCGTCCGGCCCGACCGGCCGATCGTCTTCAGTTTCGGAGCCCCGATCCCCGCCGCGGGCAACGGCCGCGAGGCCCAGCGACGGGTGGTCGGCTTCATCGCCGACGTGCTGGCCCCCTACGGGCTGGCCGAACCCGAACCCGGAGAAACGCCATGAACCGCCGCCGATCCGCCGTTCTCCTCATTCACTGCCCCGACCGCCAGGGGCTGGTCGTCGCCGTCACCGGCTTCATCCAGGAGCATCGCGGCAACATCGTCCATCTGGACGAAGTCGTGGACGGGGATTCCGGAACGTTTTTCATGCGGGTGGAGTGGGAGCTGGAAGGGTTCACCATCCCCCCGGAACGGATCGCCGAAACGTTTCAAACCGCCGTGGCGGCCAAGCTGGCCATGGTCTGGAGCCTGTATTTTTCCGAGGACGTCCCCCGGATGGCGATCTTCGTCTCCCACCTTCCCCACTGCCTCTACGATCTGCTCGCCCGCAGACAAGCCGGGGAATGGCGGGTCGACATCCCCCTGATCGTCGGCAACCATCCCGACCTCGAAGACGTGGCCCGGCGCTTCGGAATCGATTTTTACTGCTTCCCCGTCGACGCCGGCAACAAATCCCGGCAGGAAGCGGCGGAGCTGGAGCTGCTCGAGCGCAACCGGATCGATTTCATCGTCCTGGCCCGCTACATGCAGATCCTCTCCGGCGGTTTCGTCGCCCGCTACCCCAACCGGATCATCAACATCCACCACTCCTTTCTCCCGGCTTTTCCCGGCGCCCGGCCTTACCATTCCGCCTACGAACGCGGGGTGAAGATCATCGGGGCGACCAGCCACTACGTTTCCGCGCAGCTGGACGAGGGCCCGATCATCGCCCAGGACGTGATCCATCTTTCCCACAAGGACCAGGTCGCCGACCTGATCCGCAAAGGCCGGGACCTGGAGAAAACGGTTCTGGCCCGGGCGGTCTGGCATCACCTGCAGCGCCGGATCCTGGTCTTCGGGAACCGGACGGTGGTATTCGACTGAACCGAGGTCTTTGCTCTTTCCTTCCCGGGATCTTTGTCCGATAGTATGCCATGCGCGCGCTCAGGAAAATTCCGGGGGTCCCTCTCCTGCTCCTGGGCGTCTTCTCCTTCCTCCTGCCTTCCTCCGCCCTCTCCTGGGGATCGTGGGAGCACCAGGTCTGCGGGGAGGTGGCCGAACTGGCCCTGCTCCCGGCGGCGCGCCGCCAGATCGATCTCCTCCTCGGCCCCGGCGTACGCCTCAGCCAGGTGGCCAACTGGGCGGACGAGATCAAACGCGCCCGCCGCGAAACCGGTCCCTGGCATTACGTCAACTACCCGCTTCGGGATAGCGAGCCCGGCTTCAGCGTGTACGAGGCCGACGAGGGCAACGTCGTCACCGCCCTCGAGGAGCAGCTGCGCCGCGCCGGCGACTGGACCCTTGAAACCGAAAAGCGGGCCGAAGCACTCAAGTTCGTGGTCCATTTCGTGGGCGATATTCATCAGCCCATGCACTGCGCCGCCGGTGAAGACCGGGGAGGCAATACCGTGGTCGTCTTCTTCGACGGGTCCCGGACCAACTACCATTCGGTCTGGGACAGCCGTTTCAGCGGGTTCCGGGACCGGTCCCCCGAGCTTTTCGCTCTCCGCCTGTGGGAGCTGAGCACCCCGGGCTTCCGGGAGCGCGCCGCCGCGGGTTCCCCCTACGACTGGATGGTCGAGTCCCACGTTCTCGCCCGGGACTTCGCCTACCCTCTGCTGGAAAAAGCCCGCTCCTGCCAGCGCACCCGCCGCCCGGAACTTTCCGGCGTCTGGGCCCGGGCGGCCCGGCCGCTGATCATGCGCCGGCTCTTCGTCGCCGGGGTCAGGCTGGCCGCCGCTCTCAACCGCACCCTGGTTCCGCCCCCCCCCACCCCGGCGCCCCCGCCTCCGTCCCTGGAGAACTCCGCGCCTGATTACGCTGACTAACTCTGATTAGGGGGGTGAATTCAGGGTTCAGGGTTCAGGCCCTCCGCCTAGTCCCCTTAATGGGTCCACAAACCTGCCTGCCGGCAGGCAGGTTTCACAGATGAGAGAAAGAGGATTCAGAATTTTTTCTCTATGCACTATGCGCCATGCTCTATGCTCCCCCCAGAGGCCGAGGAGGGGGCGTCTCCTTCCTGAACCCTGAACCCCGAACCCTAAGGGGTCCATGGCGGAGGGGTTTTTCTCTATGCCCTATGCTCCATGCTTCTCTTCCCCTGAACCCCCTCTTTCCCCCTCTGTGACCTCTGTGGTTCAGTTCCCTTCCCCCTACCTGTGAAAGGCGTATCGAAGCCGGATCAAACTTCCTTGTAGATCCGCCAGACCGCCCAGAGAATGGAAAGAGAGGCGACGAAGAAACAGATCCTCAGAAAATCCTGGCTGACGGAAAAGGAGAAGAGGTGGGACAGGTCATAAAAGACATACACGGCGAAGGTCAGCGTCAGACCCGCCCCCCAGGTCTTTTTCTTGTGGACCAGCAGAGACAGCCCCAGCAACGCGACCAGGACCTCGAAACCGATCGACACGATCTGCACTACATTCACACCGCGCCTCCGATGTTGCGGTTTTCCGCGGGCCGCAGCCAAGGCCGTTTCCCTCGGCCGACTCGGCCCTGGAATTTTTGCACCTGATTACTCTGATTAACTCTGATTGGGGGTGATTCAGGGGTTCAGGGTTCAGGGTTCAGGGTTCAGGGGGGGCATAGAGCATAGAGCCCGGCATTCCCAGGCCGTATTCATCCCCTTAAATCCTCTGTGCCTCTTGTGCCTTTTGTGGCTAACCCTCTCCCCTTCATGATCTTCATGCCCTTCATGGCCGAACTAAGATTACGCAGATTGGGAAATAACGGAGTGCTCCCACTATCTCCACCGAGACACTTTCACCCCGCCTTTAATCCTCTCTAAAATCTCTGTGACCTGTGGTTCAGTTTCCTCCCTCTACCCCCCCGAGATTGCTTCGTCGCCCCGGCTCCTCGCAATGACCTCCGATATCCCGTTCCCCCTGCTCCCCCCAAAAACCTCTCCTTATCTGTGTAAACCTGCCTGCCGGCAGGCAGGTCTGTGGACTCCTCCTTCCTGAACCCTGAACCCCGAACCCTGAACCCTAGGGGGGGCCGGCGGTGGCCTCGTGCCCTATGCTCTCTGCTCCCCCCAGGGCTACTGAATACTGAATTCTGACTCCTGAATTCTATTCCTGCCCCTGAACCCCGAACCCTGAACCCTAGGGGGTTCGTGGCGGAGGGGTTTTTCTCTATGCCCTATGCTCCATGCTCTATGCTCTCTGCTCCCGTATCCTCCGGGCCGGAGGCGGGCTTGGCCTGCCAGGGCCAACGATGCTCGACCTCCATCTGGAGAGCCATGCTCAGGAAAGTCCGGATCAGTACGATCAGCCCCAGGGTGACGACGTTGGCCAGGGTGGGAGCGACCACCACCGTCCGGATGATGTCGCCCGCCACCAGGAACTCCAGCCCCAGGAGGATGGCCCGCCCCAGGTCCTGGCGGTACATTTTGTAGCCCTCGTCGGCGCTGCGCCGCCGGAAGAGAAAGCGCCCGGTCGCCGCCAGGGCGCCGACGACGATGATCAGAACCCCGACCGCGTCGATGCCCGTACCCGCCGCCGCCATCACGTCCCGGTAATAGTGCATGCTTCCTCCTTTTCGATCACTCCGGCGAACGGGAACGCGGAGCCCCGCTCCGGCCCAGCCCCAGGAACCGCTGCAGCCGTTTGAACACGTTTTCCCGGCGCAACGACTCCGAAACGATCTTCTCTCCGATGTCCTTGAGCCCGGCCAGGGCCTGGGCGTTCTCGGACCGGCGTTTTTCGACCAGGTCGGCCAACAGCCCCGGGATCTTCTCGTCCATCCCCAGGAGGGCGGCGAAGGCGTCGGAGCCGAAGCGCAGCACCGCCGCTTCGCCCCGGGCGGTCACGGTCGCGGTGCGGGGGAGCCCGGTGATCAGGCTCATCTCCCCCACCAGCGCCCCCGGACCGAGTTCGAAATCGAGGGGTTCCTTGCCGTCGTACTCGATCCGGCAGGCCAGGGTCCCCGAGGTTATGATCAGGCACCAATCCCCTTCCTCCCCCTGGCGGAAGAGCACCTCTCCGTCGGTGTAGCGCTGCCGACGCAGCAGGGGGGCCAGGGCGGCGGCTGCCTCCTCGCCGACCACGGGGCGCCCGGCCCCGTCGAGCAGGAGGGAGGCCAGGTCGCTGCGGGCCAGGTCCCGGGCGGTCGCCCGCAGGTCGGCGTCCTCCGGGGGCATCGTCCGCTGCCGGTAGACCACGGCCATAAAGTCGTTGAGGAGCTTGTCGCTCATGGGGAACGGAATCTCGATCCCGTTGCGTTTGAACTCGTACCAGATCATCCGGCAGACGTCCCCTTCGATGGGGACCCGGTCCTGGTAGCGGTTGCTCCAGAAACGGAGCACGTAGTTGATGCCGTAGTCCTGGTAGGCGGTGACGTAAGCCGTGGGCGCGGGGCGCTTCATCACCTCCGGAACCGCCCGGACGGCGCTGAGCAGGGCCGCGATCACTTCCCCGGGAGCGTCGGAGTAGCTGGCCCCGACGTCGATCTCGTGCCGCCGCAGGGGGGTGGGGATGGAGAGGTTGCGCACCTCGGAGGAGGAAACGACGCTGTTGGGGATGATGACGGTATGCCCTCCCACCGTACGCAGCCTGGTTTCGCGCCAGTTGGTCATGATCACCTTCCCCTCGCTCTCCCCGATCCGCACCCAGTCGCCCGGAACCACCGAGCGGGTCAGGTGCAGCGACATCCCCGCCAGGAGGTTTCCCAGCACTCCCTGGAGAGCGAAGCCGATAACCGCGGTTACCAGCGCGGTAGAGGCCAGCAGGGGCGAGATGTCGATGTCCATGATCACCCGCATGATCCAGAAAAGAACGCCGACCAGG
The sequence above is drawn from the bacterium genome and encodes:
- a CDS encoding FtsX-like permease family protein, with amino-acid sequence MRILDRKLLRDLASSWRLLSAVVAILAAGIASFVSMLTAYANLEKSRAAYYDACRMADFWIEVKKAPVPEVARLASLDDVARVRTRVTAAVRVVIPGADRPVGGLLMSMPEEAGAAIDDIVVRSGSYFTPGVSNQVIVSEKFADARGLGPGDTLDLIVAGRQRSLRVVGTAISPEFIYLTAPGTLMDTPGAYGVFFVKRSYAEDTLDFAGACNGVVGIFRPGSGPGERRLALKELTARLEPYGVFSSVTRRNQFSNMMLSSEMQGLQSLATILPLLFLGVAALVLNVLLSRMAQQQRTVVGTLKALGYGNRTLLGHYLLFSVVVGLAGGVAGCLIGHALGSSLTGYYRNFFTFPILIDDVYPGLWGLSWGIALLFAVLGAARGIRSVARLEPAEAMHPPPPAVGGAIALEKIPSFWNRLTALQRVTVRNLFRNRLRTAGAVVAGALGAFILLLALGFVDSLDFLIDFQFDKVMRADFHLGLRDYRGGGALLEAAALPGVAAAEPVFNLDCTFFNRNHSKKGTIAGILPGGSLTVPCAADGRRVLVPPSGLLVPERLAEQLEVNAGERLAVVPVRGASGTVSLPVAGIIRSMLGLTVYADYSYLNRIMGETGAMDTIEIKTDGSEPERREFLREVSAMPEIEGVGDTRAEKLVLSRQFSQGMMTMAAVMIVFAAVIFFGSILNGSFISLEERRREVATLRVLGYTPRQVGALFFRESLATNMAGTLAGIPLAYLGIGAMMTSFRNDFYAFPAVISPISVVYTVVLAALFVFISQWVVMRSIRSMDWVEALSIKE
- a CDS encoding ABC transporter ATP-binding protein; translation: MPEQVQPETTPPPPPADSGCALRLEGVTKTYLMGEVEVPVLRGVDAEIPRGRISVVLGASGSGKSTLLNMIGGVDRPTAGRIWFDKEEITGYSEAALTLYRRENVGFVFQFYNLIPTLTAAENVDVVADLVRDPIPSLKALDLVDLRDRAGHFPAQLSGGQQQRVSIARALAKQPRLLLCDEPTGALDRETGVKVLSLIQDLNRKFSTTTVMITHAPAIAELAHCVFHLQDGKIVKVDRRDSPKEADRLQW
- a CDS encoding zinc ribbon domain-containing protein; translated protein: MPTYDYRCRDCGHTFEVFQPMTARKLRKCPICGGKLERLLGTGAGIIFKGSGFYATDYRKPGYGEAKKKDAAPASVPAPDASKKSAKKESGD
- a CDS encoding polyprenyl synthetase family protein, whose translation is MDSAALKTYLAERAARIDRALVEAMPAPTTFPERLHRAMLYSLTAPGKRIRPILCLAAAAASGGREEDAVAPACAVEMIHAHSLIHDDLPCMDDDDLRRGLPTCHVRFGEVTALLAGDALISAAYAVLARAPLADETVRRLVAALAAAAGSEGICGGQEADMAAEGTEAGLEAVETIHRYKTGSLLRAAVVMGGIAGGAAPSRLRALGDYGSRFGLAFQIRDDLLDVTGNREQLGKTPGKDASKSKPTYASLLGAEGCRNELDRLVGECARVLEEFGTEADPLRALARLLDAREP
- a CDS encoding lysophospholipid acyltransferase family protein — translated: MEKGLDDVYRIPERPPSRFGRKFPTVYFLERLAEAIAATARLTRKPGLTDREFVLSCRRPMEAMLAVGARLEIDGLENFTGLPGPCVFIGNHMSTLETVTLPWLIWPWRRVSFVVKRELMGYPGMGRILAFMRSIPVERTNPRLDLKTVMSRGEALLAEGWAVVIFPQAHRRDRFDPGAFNTIGVRLAARAGVPVVPVAIKTDAWAPGRVLKDCGRVRPDRPIVFSFGAPIPAAGNGREAQRRVVGFIADVLAPYGLAEPEPGETP
- the purU gene encoding formyltetrahydrofolate deformylase, with translation MNRRRSAVLLIHCPDRQGLVVAVTGFIQEHRGNIVHLDEVVDGDSGTFFMRVEWELEGFTIPPERIAETFQTAVAAKLAMVWSLYFSEDVPRMAIFVSHLPHCLYDLLARRQAGEWRVDIPLIVGNHPDLEDVARRFGIDFYCFPVDAGNKSRQEAAELELLERNRIDFIVLARYMQILSGGFVARYPNRIINIHHSFLPAFPGARPYHSAYERGVKIIGATSHYVSAQLDEGPIIAQDVIHLSHKDQVADLIRKGRDLEKTVLARAVWHHLQRRILVFGNRTVVFD
- a CDS encoding S1/P1 nuclease — its product is MRALRKIPGVPLLLLGVFSFLLPSSALSWGSWEHQVCGEVAELALLPAARRQIDLLLGPGVRLSQVANWADEIKRARRETGPWHYVNYPLRDSEPGFSVYEADEGNVVTALEEQLRRAGDWTLETEKRAEALKFVVHFVGDIHQPMHCAAGEDRGGNTVVVFFDGSRTNYHSVWDSRFSGFRDRSPELFALRLWELSTPGFRERAAAGSPYDWMVESHVLARDFAYPLLEKARSCQRTRRPELSGVWARAARPLIMRRLFVAGVRLAAALNRTLVPPPPTPAPPPPSLENSAPDYAD
- a CDS encoding DUF1622 domain-containing protein, whose product is MHYYRDVMAAAGTGIDAVGVLIIVVGALAATGRFLFRRRSADEGYKMYRQDLGRAILLGLEFLVAGDIIRTVVVAPTLANVVTLGLIVLIRTFLSMALQMEVEHRWPWQAKPASGPEDTGAESIEHGA
- a CDS encoding mechanosensitive ion channel is translated as MSLLGKIVVLLSGLGGFGLAFLAAAAITVLVRRKIRAGAGVVFPLAVLLVSWPLFRAVLPGCGIVPPAPSYRAGWYLFWATLLAVNLLEMLLLRSFSIRGKEFPVPALLRNIIRVVVLVGVLFWIMRVIMDIDISPLLASTALVTAVIGFALQGVLGNLLAGMSLHLTRSVVPGDWVRIGESEGKVIMTNWRETRLRTVGGHTVIIPNSVVSSSEVRNLSIPTPLRRHEIDVGASYSDAPGEVIAALLSAVRAVPEVMKRPAPTAYVTAYQDYGINYVLRFWSNRYQDRVPIEGDVCRMIWYEFKRNGIEIPFPMSDKLLNDFMAVVYRQRTMPPEDADLRATARDLARSDLASLLLDGAGRPVVGEEAAAALAPLLRRQRYTDGEVLFRQGEEGDWCLIITSGTLACRIEYDGKEPLDFELGPGALVGEMSLITGLPRTATVTARGEAAVLRFGSDAFAALLGMDEKIPGLLADLVEKRRSENAQALAGLKDIGEKIVSESLRRENVFKRLQRFLGLGRSGAPRSRSPE